A genomic segment from Spinacia oleracea cultivar Varoflay chromosome 3, BTI_SOV_V1, whole genome shotgun sequence encodes:
- the LOC110803573 gene encoding protein FAR1-RELATED SEQUENCE 5-like produces the protein MEDVLNNCIENNALAQEREEEEATNEIEAKEQHIISDSEVIAITKPDQNIVGTLMGYTAETVEELLGFYEKHASAVGFSIRKGNTRFKVGTRIVLEKTYLCSAAGVTNNGKNKKKKVQTVVPVVPKKERKPRSQWHYLHRSERQIMEEKGEAIETMQKSGLSSTASFNYMAIEAGGEENLGHSKKDHLNYCTRLKMKQIEGDDAQAVTDIMYLELEGDPNLFFRFRLDEKGKLRSLFWRDSMMMEDYGIFGDIVVFDTTYRTNRYNLICAPIVGINNHWNNCMFGCAFIGDEKIESFVWLLL, from the exons ATGGAGGACGTTCTCAACAATTGTATAGAAAACAATGCTTTGGCACAGGAACGTGAAGAAGAAGAGGCAACTAACGAAATCGAAGCTAAAGAACAACAtattatttctgattctgaag TAATTGCAATAACAAAACCGGatcaaaatattgttggaaCACTGATGGGATACACTGCCGAAACAGTGGAGGAACTTCTAGGTTTCTACGAAAAACATGCTAGTGCGGTTGGATTTTCCATAAGGAAAGGAAACACGAGATTCAAAGTTGGGACAAGAATCGTGCTTGAAAAGACATATCTTTGTTCAGCAGCAGGAGTAACAAACAAtggaaagaacaaaaagaaaaaagtgcaAACAGTTGTTCCTGTAGTgcccaaaaaagagagaaaaccaAG AAGTCAATGGCACTACTTGCATAGATCTGAAAGGCAAATAATGGAAGAGAAGGGGGAGGCAATTGAAACTATGCAAAAATCTG GTCTGTCATCCACGGCTTCTTTTAACTACATGGCAATTGAAGCTGGAGGTGAAGAAAATTTAGGACACTCGAAGAAAGACCATCTAAATTACTGCACGAggttaaaaatgaagcaaatagAAGGAGATGATGCACAAGCAGTAACTGACATAATGTATTTAGAGCTTGAAGGTGACCCAAACTTGTTTTTTAGATTTAGATTGGATGAAAAAGGCAAATTGAGGAGTTTGTTTTGGAGGGACTCTATGATGATGGAAGATTATGGAATTTTTGGAGATATAGTGGTTTTTGACACAACCTATAGAACAAACAGGTATAACCTGATTTGTGCTCCAAtagttggaataaacaaccactgGAACAATTGCATGTTTGGTTGTGCATTCATAGGAGATGAAAAGATTGAGTCGTTTGTGTGGCTTctactgtaa